From one Anoplolepis gracilipes chromosome 8, ASM4749672v1, whole genome shotgun sequence genomic stretch:
- the Crh-bp gene encoding corticotropin releasing hormone binding protein encodes MFSKSISVSILLVAVAGAFHVVRAAIGNNHHQQQLINEAANILGYETGGKNSFEISHEHYQPITDCMFVTSESGPFSYISLSDSDDVCGIYFLTDPDRTVELHFNSFDVPCDHHGLLAVVDGWELNGELFPNEGDHSLPIKERVSEFCGKSRWYRSKKIFTTSQNAALLQYRVPQRGRGFVVSARYPKNPRPCNVLSVSTTDPFTLRNYGRRINCTLMAMYPGTVQVIALGVGGTSSHGVARMTETGTIHKCDTKSPQDQVQIGGTRNLDTTNIDVIDSICGIDSKPNIKEPVPYDVTVVRLISSGYCDNSVTVAMRLLIDNDMLEAASGL; translated from the exons TTAATAAATGAAGCTGCCAATATCTTGGGTTACGAAACAGGAGGGAAGAATTCATTCGAAATATCTCACGAACATTATCAACCGATTACAG ACTGCATGTTTGTTACCTCGGAAAGTGGACCGTTCTCCTATATATCGCTGTCCGACAGTGACGACGTTtgtggaatatattttttaactgatCCAGATCGCACAGTAGAGCTACATTTCAATAGCTTTGACGTTCCCTGCGATCATCATGGACTCTTGGCg GTAGTTGACGGCTGGGAATTAAATGGTGAATTATTTCCGAACGAGGGCGATCATTCGTTACCGATAAAGGAAAGAGTGTCAGAGTTCTGTGGTAAAAGCAGGTGGTATCGCAGTAAGAAGATCTTTACGACTTCACAGAACGCCGCGCTTCTTCAATACAGAGTACCTCAACGCGGGAGAGGGTTCGTCGTGTCCGCGAGATATCCAAAAAATCCGAGAC ccTGTAACGTCCTGTCAGTGAGCACGACGGATCCATTCACGCTTCGCAATTACGGCAGACGGATCAATTGTACCCTCATGGCGATGTACCCTGGTACCGTGCAAGTGATCGCGCTCGGGGTTGGCGGCACCAGCTCGCACGGCGTCGCTCGTATGACGGAAACCGGCACTATACACAAA TGTGATACGAAGAGTCCGCAGGATCAAGTGCAAATCGGAGGCACCCGTAACTTGGACACGACAAATATTGACGTAATCGACTCCATCTGCGGCATCGACTCCAAACCGA atataaaaGAGCCTGTGCCATACGATGTGACTGTCGTACGACTAATATCGAGCGGTTACTGCGATAATTCGGTGACAGTGGCAATGAGATTATTGATAGACAACGATATGCTGGAGGCCGCTTCTGGTCTTTAA
- the Yif1 gene encoding protein YIF1B-B yields the protein MNYNHSNPRRGKPKRLLDPSAGLSAPTPPMSQNPYVYTQQVPVNNGAMPEYGFNVPGQTPPQPYGFNPQMSNYALDNTQGGEFASPQFATQLLAQPMVTNMAVQYGNALVGTGKEHLEKYVPVTALKYYFAVNTDYVFAKLMLLFFPFTHKDWSVKYEQDVPLQPRYEKNAPDMYIPTMAFFTYVATAGLVLGMHERFTHEQLGILASTALAWGVIELLVHTVSLYVMNLQTSLTTLDLLAYCGYKYVGINAALLISLLFRKFGYYAVLLYFSVSLAVFLMRSLKLRVIPQGHSSYTASGNKRRLYFILFLAGVQPFLMWWLSYHLI from the exons ATGAATTACAATCACTCAAACCCACGTCGAG GAAAGCCAAAAAGACTATTAGATCCATCAGCTGGTTTAAGCGCTCCAACTCCACCAATGTCACAGAATCCATATGTGTATACCCAACAG gtgCCTGTGAATAATGGTGCAATGCCAGAATATGGCTTTAATGTCCCTGGACAGACACCACCACAACCATATGGATTTAATCCACAGATGTCAAATTATGCACTTGACAATACTCAAGGTGGGGAATTTGCAAGCCCACAATTTGCGACGCAATTATTGGCGCAACCAATGGTTACAAATATGGCGGTACAATATGGAAATGCATTAGTTGGTACTGGCAAAGAGCATCTTGAGAAATATGTGCCAGTTACagcattgaaatattattttgctgtAAATACAGATTATgtctttgcaaaattaatgcTGTTGTTCTTCCCGTTTACACATAAG GACTGGTCTGTAAAATATGAGCAAGATGTACCATTGCAACCACGATATGAGAAAAATGCGCCAGACATGTATATTCCTACAATGGCATTTTTCACGTATGTTGCTACAGCAGGATTAGTATTAGGTATGCACGAACGTTTCACTCACGAGCAGTTGGGTATCCTGGCTAGCACCGCTTTAGCTTGGGGTGTGATTGAATTGCTCGTTCATACCGTGAGCCTGTATGTAATGAATCTTCAAACGAGTCTAACAACATTAGACTTGTTGGCGTATTGCGGTTATAAATATGTTGGTATTAACGCAGCCCTGTTGATATCGTTGCTATTTCGAAAGTTTGGCTATTACGCggttttactatattttagcGTTTCTCTAGCTGTCTTTCTGATGCGATCGTTAAAGTTAAGAGTTATTCCGCAGGGCCATAGTTCTTATACGGCCTCTGGAAATAAGAGGCgactttactttatattattcttagcTGGTGTACAACCCTTTCTAATGTGGTGGTTGTcgtatcatttaatttaa